TAGGCCAGGTAATCGATGCGCCAGCCCTGGTCGATGAGCAGTTGCGGGCGGCCGTAGGTGTCGCGCTGGCGGACTTCGGCGCCGGCGCCGGGCGCGGCCTGCACCCAGAGCCGGAGACGCGCCACCGGCACGTCGACGCCGAGCACTTGCGGCAGCAGGGCGTCGGCGCTGGCGGCGACGATGCGTTGGCCGTCGGCGGTGAGCAGGGTGGCGCCGGCGGCATCGCTGTCGAGCCGGGCGGCGATCTGGCCGAGCGGGTTGAGCAGGGTCAGGCGGTCGGCGTGCGGCGCATGCTCCCATTCGATGCGGCCGCTCGCGGCCTGCTGGCCGTCGGTGGCCGACATCCGGCCTTCGAGGAGGAATGCGGGCTGTGCGTGGCGGACGGCTGCGGGATGGTCGGCGGGTGCGGACAGGGGGGCGCAGGCGCCGAGCGCGAGGGCGCCGGCGAGCGCCGCGAGCAGAGCGCGGACCGCGCTCATCGGGCGCCCAGCCGCAGCACGGTCTGGTTGAGCAGGCGGTTGTCGGGATGGGCGGCGAGGGCTTCGCCGAAAATCCGCTTCGCATCGTCGCGGCGGTCGAGGGCCCACAGCACTTCGCCCAGGTGGGCGGCGATCTCGGCGTCGCGGCGCAACGCGTAGGCGCGTTCGAGATGCTCGAGCGCGGAGTCGAGGTCGCCGCGGCGGAAACGCACCCAGCCCATGCTGTCGAGGATGAACGGGTCGTCGGGGGCGAGCTCGAGGGCGCGGCCGATGAGTGCTTCGGCTTCAGTCAGGCGCAGGTTGCGGTCGGCGAGCGAGTAGCCCAGCGCGTTGTGGGCATGCACGTGGTCGGGCTGGAGCGCGATGATGCGGCGCAAGCGGGTTTCCATGAGGTCGATGCGGTCCAGACGTTCGGCCAGCATGGCGGCTTCGTACAGCAGGTCGGGATCGTCGGGCAGCGTCGCGAGTGCCGCGTCGAGCACGCCGAGGGCTTCGGCGGGACGCTCGGCATCGCGCAGCAGCTGGGCCTCGGCGATGGCGAAGCGGCGCCGCAGCGAAGCTTCGCCGCCCTGCGCCTGGAGCAGGGCGCGCGCTTCGTCGAGACGGTGTTCGCGGGCGAGGCTGTGCGCGCTGCGGATCACCGCCTCGGGCAGGTGGCGCTCGTCGCTGATCTGTCCGAACCATTCGCGCGCGTGCTCGCCGTCGCCGCGGGCGTCGGCGATCTGCCCCAGTTGCAGGCGGATCAGGTCCGGCTGCGGATGGCCGCCATCGAGTGCGAGGCGGAAGTTCGCCTCCGCGTCGGCATTGTCCCCGAGCTGCTGCGACAGCAGGCCGACGGCGTAGCGCAGTTCGGCGTCGCCCGGGTGGGCCTCGAGCAGGCGGCGGAACTGGCTGCGCGCTTCGTCGAAGCGCTGGGCCCCGACCAGGCCGCGGGCGTAGGCCTGGCGCAGGATCGCGCTGTCCGGCTTGTGCCCCAGTTCGGTTTCGAGCTGGCGGAGCGCTTCGTCGCCGGCGCCGGCCTGCTGCAGGATCTGCGCCTTGAGGAGCACGGCCGGCTCCCAGCCGTGGTTGAGTTCGAGGGCGCGATCGACCGCGGCGAGCGCTTCCATCGGGGCCTGGCCGAGGAGTGCCGCCTGCGCGCGCGCGATGTGGGCTTCGGGCAGATCGAGGTAGGGTTCGGTGAGGCGGTTGATGATGGTTTTCGCCGCCTGCTTGTCGGGCACTCCGGCGAGCGCGCGGCTGAGCCCGAGCAGGTTCTGCGCCAGCCGGCCGGAGGACTGGGCGAGGACGCGGGCGAGCTGGATCTGGATGGCGTCGAGATCGAGGTCCCCGTCGTCGCCGGCGTCGCGCGCGCTGGCCAGCACCCGGCGCGCTTCCTCCGACTGGGGGGCGGACTCGGCCCAGATCGTCGCGGCCTCGGTGGTCAGCCGCAGGTCGCGCGAGTAGAGCGCGATCTCGGTCGCGCGGCGGGCGATGCGCGGGTCGCGGGTGGCGCGTGCGAGATCGACGTAGAGCTGGGCGGAAAGCCCGATCTGGCCGCGCGCGCCGGCGATTTCGGCGAGCAGGAAGTGATACAGGGTGGACGGGGTCAGTTCCTGCGCCGGGAGGGGGTCGTCGCCGCCGGGCTCGCCGTTCGCCGCAGCGGCAGCACCGCCCAGGGCGAGCGTGAGAGTGAAGCACAGCGAACGGGCGAGGCGGGAGAGGGAGTTCTTCATTGGGGTGGTCCGACGGACTTCGGTGGGTATGGCTGGCGCGCCGCGGCGGGGGTGGATCGGAGGGACGGATAAGAGGGGTGAAGGGAAGGTGGGAGGCGCGGCCGTGACGGGCGCGCTCGATGGGAGCGGTTGGAACGCTGCACTAGAATCGGGTTCGCTCCATGGTATGCAGATCGGCGCCGCGCCTGCAAGCCGAATGCCCCCGAATGCCCCCCGCGGCGGCAATTCCCGGCCCGCCGCCCCTTTTCCCGGAGGCCTGTCCGATGCCTGAATTGCCCGAAGTCGAGACCACCTGCAGCGGAATCCGCCCCCATCTCGAAGGGCGGGTGCTCGATGCG
The window above is part of the Thauera aromatica K172 genome. Proteins encoded here:
- the lolB gene encoding lipoprotein insertase outer membrane protein LolB, coding for MSAVRALLAALAGALALGACAPLSAPADHPAAVRHAQPAFLLEGRMSATDGQQAASGRIEWEHAPHADRLTLLNPLGQIAARLDSDAAGATLLTADGQRIVAASADALLPQVLGVDVPVARLRLWVQAAPGAGAEVRQRDTYGRPQLLIDQGWRIDYLAYADDSAGAPPARLDISRGDHRIRLIIDSWTAHP
- a CDS encoding tetratricopeptide repeat protein, which produces MKNSLSRLARSLCFTLTLALGGAAAAANGEPGGDDPLPAQELTPSTLYHFLLAEIAGARGQIGLSAQLYVDLARATRDPRIARRATEIALYSRDLRLTTEAATIWAESAPQSEEARRVLASARDAGDDGDLDLDAIQIQLARVLAQSSGRLAQNLLGLSRALAGVPDKQAAKTIINRLTEPYLDLPEAHIARAQAALLGQAPMEALAAVDRALELNHGWEPAVLLKAQILQQAGAGDEALRQLETELGHKPDSAILRQAYARGLVGAQRFDEARSQFRRLLEAHPGDAELRYAVGLLSQQLGDNADAEANFRLALDGGHPQPDLIRLQLGQIADARGDGEHAREWFGQISDERHLPEAVIRSAHSLAREHRLDEARALLQAQGGEASLRRRFAIAEAQLLRDAERPAEALGVLDAALATLPDDPDLLYEAAMLAERLDRIDLMETRLRRIIALQPDHVHAHNALGYSLADRNLRLTEAEALIGRALELAPDDPFILDSMGWVRFRRGDLDSALEHLERAYALRRDAEIAAHLGEVLWALDRRDDAKRIFGEALAAHPDNRLLNQTVLRLGAR